In the Drosophila willistoni isolate 14030-0811.24 chromosome 3R, UCI_dwil_1.1, whole genome shotgun sequence genome, TTGACTATAAGCCTAAAATCTATTCGGGAAAACCGAAAATCTTAACATTGCCGGCATCGCGGCGTCTGTCACTCTCCTTCTCGTCGCAGGCATAGGCCAGCAGATATTGTTTTGGATGCCAGGCCACTGTGAAGGTGGATGCTTCAACACGTATATCCGTGACACGTTCGCCGGTTTCCGTAAAGGCAATGTCTATCAGGGAATCTTCGCTGGCCGATGCTATTAGTCGTTCATCATGGCTAAAGGAGATGGTGCGAACAGGCCATTCTAGGCGACTTATCATTCGTAAGCAGGATAATTCGTTGGCATCCCAAAGTGATACCTGAGCATCTGCTGAGCCTGTGGCAAAATATTTGCCTGCAGAAACAATataaattaagaaaaatttttcataattcTAAAAACATtagttaaataatttatgtCTCAACCTGTGGGTCCAAACTCAATGCAAATGCAGTTGGCAGGGTGTGCTTTTAGTGTAATCTGGTGCTCCAGGCTTGGATAATTAAGTACATGCATACAGCCCAAGCCATTGGTGAGAAAAAACAAGTCATTCGTATTATTCCACGATATTTCATTGACCTCAAAGCTAAATGGTTCCTCGACGCGAATTTTGTTGGTGCGTGTATCAATGAACGTAATGAGATCCTCTTTGTTGCCCACAGCAATTGTTTTGCCATCAGGAGACCAGGCAATATTGATATTTTCGCCTTTGGTATTCGTTACCGAAACACATTTACCTAACCGAATGTCCCAGATACGTACAGTCTTATCCCCACTGGCTGTTGCAAACAGATCTAAATGCGTTTCGtgttataaaacaaaatatagttTACTTGCGATGGTTTGCCGAAAATTACTTACCTGGATTGGTCTTATGCCAGCACAGCTGATCGACTGACGCAGTGTGTCCACGGTAGATGCCGCCTTTGACAAAGCGGTCTCGCTCCAGCGAATACACAGCCACACTCTTGTCAAATGAACCGGATGCAAGGTGGCGGCCATCAGCGTTCCAGCAAACCGAGTGAACCTGCCagggaaagaaaatttgtaaaaagGGAACGCTTGTCTGGTAAATTACATTAAATTTGATTACCTTGGACATATGTGCCCGCTGCTCACGTATTTTGCTGTGACCGCGAAAGTGGGCTTTGAGATCCTCAAAAATTTGATCCGTCCGGCTCATAATAtgcatattttattaaaacaCAATTTTGTTTACTAGAAATGCCGGACGCAGCGTTGCCGGAATCTAATAAATGATGTTATTTATGAGTTATCGGCAACTATCGGTGTATCGGATCAATCGATAGTCTGTAGCAGTTTAAAAAGGTAGCGGAGTTTAAATAGCGATGGATAactcaaaatttattttcgttCTACAAGaatttaataacaattaaCAATTCAAGAGGCATAACATTAAGTGGAAAATGTTTGGAACTTTCAATTCAAAGCCCAACTTGGTAAACCGCAAACGCATTGGCCTATTTGCTCCTTAAGGTCGTCCACTTTGGAAAGTAGTTGTTGACATAGCTGGGACCTATCAGGGCAATTCTTGCAAGGAGCACCACCGGGACCGCATAACTCGTCAACACATGAGCATGGTGGTAGTGCTAGCCCAGGACGATTGGCCTCAACATAGCCAATTATGACGATGCACACTGTAAGACATTTGTAATAAGAAGCTCTCTGGTTTAATTATAGATGCTTACCAATAATTGATACAATCAGAAATTTCATATTGAAGTTTTGTTACGGATTACTGTGGGACTGCACAGGACAATGGAAAGTGACCAAGTGATAGCTTTCTTAAAGTTAGCATCTCCTTTTATAGCGGTTTATCTTTTTAAGATTCTGCCATTGTTCTCTCCATTGTGTTGCAATTGTGCAAAcaagttttaaaaatacatttattgttttagtaaataaaacacaaaccATCTTCTCGTCAGAACGTATGTTTGAAATGCTGACTGGATATAAATGAATGTAGTCCGATCTTAATATAAAGttctatatttaaaaataaacgaaaactTTCCATTCAGGGGAAGCAAGTCAACTTCACCTAGGCAAAAATCCGGGCCTTGGCCTTTTGAACTTCGAATATTTTTATGcgttttaaaatcttttatatagCTTGCGAGCTCTAATTTGCTATTATCGGACCTTAGCAATGAAGAGGTTTAATCAATTACTAATCAATTTGACCATGGCTCGGCACTCACTTTCCTCGACTGGCCCAAGGTTGCGGCAGTCTCAGATGTGGAACAAACATATTTTCATCTCATTCATAATTTGAGAATCAGCGTGAAATGGTTGTCTGTTCAATTATGCAAAGTTCTCTTTTAATTCTCATTTTGCTTGTATTTGGTTGTGTACAAAGCAGAACTGTATTGGATCAACTTTTCCAAggaaataattattataataatgaTTACAATTTTTCCCCGACATATTCATCGCATTCTGGCTATTATGGAAGCGGTTATAGACCAGCCCAGACGAGGGCTCGACCACAAGAAAATCAGCGTTCATACAAAGATATTTGTCGGCTAGTCAACACAAATGGCTTCACAAATCCCGGTGGCGTGCCCAGATGTCCTtactaaatacatatgtatatttatacgATATCATACAATTAGCATTTACACTTGGAAATTTCCATACAAATTGTAAGATCAAAATAAAGAGATGCAACTAACAAGTAGTAACCGAGTGCCTAGCATTAATATTTACTATGTCCATGGTTTTAAAGGCTCCATGCTGCCTGATCCTTGTTCCTAACAAACCGGCTACCAACTAAAATAGTCGCTTCTGGACAATGTAGAATACACAGGCAAGAAATAGgagaaatgcaaaaaatataaaagaatttTGTCAGTCGAAAGTGGGCTTTGAGGTCCTCAAAAATTTGATCCGTTCGGCTCATAATATGCATATTTTATGCGGTTATTAAAACACAATTTTGTTTACTAGAAATGCCGGACGCAGCGTTGCCGGAATCTAATAAATGATGTTATTTATGAGTTATCGGCAACTATCGGTGTATCGGATCAATCGATAGTCTGTAGCAGTTTAAAAAGGTAGCGGAGTTTAAATAGCGATGGATAactcaaaatttattttcgtATTACAAGaatttaataacaattaaCAATTCAAGAGGCATAACATTAAGTGGAAAATGTTTGGAACTTTCAATTCAAAGCCCAACTTGGTAAACCGCAAACGCATTGGCCTATTTGATCCTTAAGGTTGTCCAATTTGGAGAGTAGTTGTTGACATAGCTGGGACCTATCAGGGCAATTCTTGCAAGGAACACCACCGGGACCGCATCTCGGGGAAACACATGAGCATGGTGGTGGTGCTAGCCCAGGACGATTGGCCTCAACATAGCCAATTATGACGATGCACACTGTAAGACATTTGTAATAAAAAGCTCTCTGGTTTAATTATAGATGCTTACCAATAATTGATACAATCAGAAATTTCATATTGAAGTTTGGTTACTGATTACTGTGGGACTACTCAGGACAATGGAAAGTGACCAAGTGATAGCTTTCTTGAAGTTAACATCTCCTTTTATAGCGGTTTATCTTTTTAAGATTCTGCCATTGTTCTCTCCATTGTATTGCAATtgtgcaaacaatttttaaaaatacatttattaattttttagtgaataaaacaaacacCATCTTCTCGTCAGAACGTATGTTTGAAATGCTGACtgcaaataaattaatgtGGTCCGATCTTAATATAAAGttctatatttaaaattaaacgaAAACTTTCCATTCAGGGGAAGCAAGTCAACATCACCTAGGCAAAAATCCGGCCCTTAGCCTTTTGAACTTCGAAAATTTTTATGcgttttaaaatcttttatatagCTTGCGAGCTCTAATTTGCTATTAATTGGATAGACTTCGAATCTCTTATCAGTTTCAGTTGCTAATTAATTTGACCATGGCTCGGGACACACTTTCCTCAACTCTCAAAAGTGGAACAaacatattttcatttcattaataATTTGAGATTCAGCATGAAATGGTTGTCTGTTCAATTATGAAAAGTTCTCTTTTAATTCTCATTTTGCTTGTATTTGGTTGTGTACAAAGCAGAACTGTATTGGATCAACTTTTCCAAggaaataattattataatgatTACATTTTTCCTCCGACATATTCATCGCATTCTGGCTATTATGGAAGCGCTTATAGACCAGCCCAGACGAGGGCTCGACCACAGGAAAATCAGCGTTCATACAAagatatagatagatagataacACAAATGGCTTCAGAAATCCCGGTGGCGTGCCCAGATGTCCttattaaatacatatatttatacgaAATCATACAATTAGCATTTACATTTGAAAATTTCCATACAAATTTTAAGATCAAAATAAAGAGGTGCAACTAACAAGTAGTAACCGAGTGCCTAGCATTAATATTTACTATGTCCATAGTTTTAAAGGCTCCATGCTGCCTGATCCTTATTCCTAACATACGGGCTACTAACTAAAATAGTCGCTTCTGGACAATGTAGAATACACAGGCAAGAAATaggaaaaatgcaaaaaataagAGCATTTTGTCCGTCCACTCCCGTCTGCCGTATTTCTTCAGCAACTTGCCGGACATTGTAATGCTTCCTGCGGTGTTTTGCAGCTCATCACTGGTAGCCTCAACATTTTGGGAAGAAGCCACTAATGTCTCCAAAGTAATGGCACTCTTCTGTGTTGTCTCTGACAGATGCCGTGATATGGCCAGCATTTTTTCAGTCACATCATTTTCTTGCGACACCAGACTACCACGATTATGACGGGCTCCTGCGGTGGGGCGCTGTCGCAGATCACTCTCGCCCGTTATAGCCATGAGCTCTTCGCGGTTGGCCTTTTCGATTTCCAGCATAGTAGAGACGTTAGCCTTTCGAAACGCTTGCAATGTTTTTGAGAATTGATCTCGATGCGTGTCTACTTCCTTGGCCAACGCCGGGTCCGCCATGTCCCGGGACCAGTCATCCAAACGCTCAATGTTTTTGCGTATAGCCGACAGCTTGGCACGACCAGCCTCATTTAGTTCCTCTAGTTCACTCAAAGATGTTCGGCTATTTAGAATATCCTGAAAACGATTAATTTTACAGCTTAGACTTTAACAAAAATCCTGGATAAATTCTTACTCACCTGAATAATGGCTTTGGCTTGTAGGTTATTATCTATTAACTCCTGCCGTATGGTCTGGAGTGTAAACTTATCCTTGTCCATGTCGGTAGAACAAAGTATCTTTCATATAAAGGGAACTGAAATAACAAAGGCtgctattattatttattatttttaacttaCTATTTCCGTATATTTAGCCTACGTCACCGCTGGGAATGTGATAAAACGGCCGTTTTACATACCGGCCAACACCTTATTTGAACGAGTGTTATTGTTCGAAAAACAACAATATGACACTTACCCGGATGCTTCTGAGCTCAGATCAGTATTTGCGCTCCTTTTTTGGCACAGGtacaaaacataaaatatattcccaaataattttttgaagaTTTGCTAGGGATGGCAAATTCCACGACTGCTCCATCCCTGTACTGCACGACGTAAAGAAACACATAACCGTACACGTAAACACGTATATTAGCGACTGCTGAACACTCTTTCGTTTCAAACCCACATACGTGATAGAATTGTATATTATACTAAATGATAATAAacactaataataataataataataagtactAAATGCTGTAAATAGTCAAATCCTCCCACGATACCCTATGTCCAAAGCACTATCGATAGTATCGATACCCGATAGATCGATACGTCTTTCAGAAGCAGTGTTGGGCAATTTTAGTAGCCGTGGTGTTGCCAGATGTTCGTCTTAAAAGTTCGTTAACAATTGGCacttcatttttgtttcgaaATAAGACAAGTTTTTTCGTTCTGTTTTACCTAACAAgatgaatataaatataatataccaGTTatgttttgttaaagtttttaaaataaacatcACAAATAAATCAGAAAGCTGAGGTAAGTTTACTTTCGGATTTAGGTCTAACTAGCTAGTCCGAAGGATCAGGAAAGGGGTGGTAAATTTGAAATGATTCTCAGCAATAAACTATTTTCAAGGTTCAAGATTGCATCTTGAAAATCCTTTTCAAGTTAACATCTTAAGCCATTATAAGGACGATCCAGATgttatcttaaaaaaaattaaattttgtgcGGCAAGGTATGTgcatttaacttttttttatacctaGAAAATACCTTACAAAAAATGATATCTTAAGATAAAGGCTTcatttcaattatatttttattgtatttattttatgcaatGTTATAATTCTGTGTATTTCTTTGTCAGTCATTCTGTTTTTGTATGCattttaccgatttctttttgttttctcgtTTCTTCTTctcataaataaaaaaatctaACATAAAACAAAGCAATTCTTTTTAACAATCACTGCcgctacatatacatacatgttacatttgttgttatatatatatatatatataagtggGCGCAGGTCGATTACTGCGCCGCGATTACATgatcatatacatacatattccttgtctatatatatacgggatgtgtgtctatgtgtttCTGTGGTGtgtttaatttgtatatatatgtgtgtctgtgtgtatgtgtatatatttatatatatgtatatatattagatAACAATGATATTAAGCCTAAATAGATGTAAGTTTCGTACTGATACAAACTTGTCCCCCCCTAATTCTGTCCACATATTCCATTCTATTCCACTCTGATCATTCAACTATTACGTTACATGCATTAACTATTTGTTACCTAACTGTACTTTGCCCAATGCCTGCTTAATATATCAATTATAGTACATATACATAACATTAATTGGTATTCTTTACtaatattgtatttttttaattggatttggttttggtttttggttttctgaTCTGATCTGAAGAAGAATTTTGCAGGGTCTTAATTATCtcatttccgtttccgttgTGCAAGgcataaaaatgtaaatagtcaattgaaataatttgtaataattttcttaagTTTCTCTGTGGTTTacttcttgtttttgttttttaaatgcaaatgttttttttttcttttggttttcttgtGCAGCATTAACATTGTGATAGATATAGAGAGAAAGTATTAGTTGTAGTTGGAGATAGAGAGTGTTACATAATTTAGTGGGaatgttaattttgtttttgtatcaACAGCATTCGTTTTGGGTTTGTTTCATTATCGAAATCGAAGGGACGCATAATACATAATAATTCATATAATAATACATTATATCGTAtaagtttttctcttttcgtcttgttgtatatatttgttttgttttttattttatttgttggtttgtttacatatgtatgtatgtataaatagtatatatatgtagttatgTTTTGCTTGTAtcgtgtatgtatgtttgttttttatgtatCTATGCAATTGTCCTAAAGTGTTGCCCTTTCTGCTAGATTTGCTAGTTTGTCTTTTGTATACAAGAGTTCAAGAGGATCTTAAAAACTcgaaaatatatcaaaaaatgtttcttgaaatgcaatatatatgtattttagttaggtatatatatttatatatatatagagtacTTTTCTAGGCATATACAGCATACCCCACACACGATGTGTTATATTCATTTAAGAGAAGAATTTAAGAGAAGTATCAAGTAATGTTTTAGTGTtggtgtttgtttttcttagtgtgtgcttgtgtgcgtgttgatgtatgtatgtatgtatataagtacataagtatttgtttgtttatattttgtttcctttttgtgtATATAGAATCCAAAATGATACACTAAttgctatatatatgtagttcGAGATCGAggcaaaaaatttgataatATATATAGCGCATCAAAATGATATATGTGATGTATACATCTTCATCTTAAATGATTTTCTTCAtattttctcttatttttttttgtgtttagttTTGCCGAAATCGTATCCTGTCCAATCCGTGTCAATGTGTCTGTAAGTGTGTGgatgtgtttgtgtggtgtCTGTGCTTTTTGGTCTGTGTTTGGCCTGCTGCTGATTGTGTATACGTCATGTATGCCTCGAAAAATATGCATAAAGCTGCTTTAATACTGTAAAATTGTTGCTTGTTGTCCTAGGTTtccctttttgtttgtttttgtctttctttttcgttttgctgTAAAGTAAGTTATCATTCACAATTGTAGTAAAAAAGCTAGGTAGGTTCGCTTcagattgtgtgtgtgtgagagagtgtgtgtgtgtgtgtatgttgtgtgtgtgttgtgtctTGTTACTTGATATGTCCGAGTTCATATTGCATACAAATCGATGACAATATCTAGTctcaaatacatatacatattcaaaaagtatatatgttggtttttcgtttagttgtttttgtctttttttgaAGAATTTGTAGATTTTCGTTcatgttttttggtttttttttttggtttgtaaACTCAAATTCGTAAACGAATTGCTGCACGCAAACGAAAAAGTCGCCTTACGTAACCAAAAATTGTGGGATACTGTACttaattgtttaataataattaaagcCGCTTGCAAATTCAACAAACAA is a window encoding:
- the LOC6647352 gene encoding THO complex subunit 3; protein product: MHIMSRTDQIFEDLKAHFRGHSKIREQRAHMSKVHSVCWNADGRHLASGSFDKSVAVYSLERDRFVKGGIYRGHTASVDQLCWHKTNPDLFATASGDKTVRIWDIRLGKCVSVTNTKGENINIAWSPDGKTIAVGNKEDLITFIDTRTNKIRVEEPFSFEVNEISWNNTNDLFFLTNGLGCMHVLNYPSLEHQITLKAHPANCICIEFGPTGKYFATGSADAQVSLWDANELSCLRMISRLEWPVRTISFSHDERLIASASEDSLIDIAFTETGERVTDIRVEASTFTVAWHPKQYLLAYACDEKESDRRRDAGNVKIFGFPE
- the LOC124462139 gene encoding salivary glue protein Sgs-7-like, which encodes MKFLIVSIIVCIVIIGYVEANRPGLAPPPCSCVSPRCGPGGVPCKNCPDRSQLCQQLLSKLDNLKDQIGQCVCGLPSWALN
- the LOC124462140 gene encoding salivary glue protein Sgs-7-like; the protein is MKFLIVSIIVCIVIIGYVEANRPGLALPPCSCVDELCGPGGAPCKNCPDRSQLCQQLLSKVDDLKEQIGQCVCGLPSWALN
- the LOC6647351 gene encoding vesicle transport protein SEC20, encoding MDKDKFTLQTIRQELIDNNLQAKAIIQDILNSRTSLSELEELNEAGRAKLSAIRKNIERLDDWSRDMADPALAKEVDTHRDQFSKTLQAFRKANVSTMLEIEKANREELMAITGESDLRQRPTAGARHNRGSLVSQENDVTEKMLAISRHLSETTQKSAITLETLVASSQNVEATSDELQNTAGSITMSGKLLKKYGRREWTDKMLLFFAFFLFLACVFYIVQKRLF